CGGCGTTCGCTGTGGTGCCGAGTGTTCGGAGCCTACCCGCGACGACCGAGATTCCGTAGGTGCTCATCGATTGTCTTCCGCTACACGATTTCGTAGTCGACGAGAGCGGGTCGCTGCATGACTTCCCGGAAGCGACTGAAACTCCATGGCCAGGCGGCGGGTACGCCGCGGTCGTCGAGGTACCAGCTGCGGCAGCCGGTCACCCACACCGTCTTCTGGGCGGCCTTTACCCGCTCAGCCTCGAAGCGGGCCGTGGCCTGGTGGCTGGCGCTGATCTGACTGGCCGCACCGCCGCGCAGGAGCTCGATGAGCTGCATGAGATAACCGATCTGGGCCTCCGCCGCGTCGATCAGCGAGAAGTTTCCGACAGGCCCGTTGGGCCCGTTAAGCATGAACAGATTGGGAAAGTCGGGCACCGACACCGACAGGTATGCGACCGGACGCTGCGCCCACACATCGTCGAGGCTCACGCCGCCGCGGCCAAGCACCTCAATCGGCCGCAGGAAGCGGTCCACCCGGAACCCGGTGGCCAACACCAGCACGTCAAGCCGGTGCAGAACACCGTCTTTGGTGCGCACCCCCGCGGGCTCGACGCGGTCGATGCGCTCGGTGATCAAGTGAGCGTTGGGCCGTTGAATGGCGGCATAAAAGTTCGCGGAGACGACCAGCCGCTTGCATCCGACGCGATAATCAGGCCGCAGCTTCTCGCGCAACACAGGGTCTCTCACATTGTCCTCGAGGTTGGCGTGGCACATCTTCTCCAGCAGTTTCAGTTGCGGCGAATCCGCGTCAACGACGGCGTTGGCGAAGTTCTGCACAAAGTTGGTGTTCAACTCGTCTCGCAATGCAACTAGTGCCGAGGGATTTTCGCGATAGCGGCTCCGGTCCACCTCAGCGATGAGCGGGTTGTCTACCGGCAGGATCCACTGTGGAGTGCGCTGGAACAGGTGCAGCTGTCCGACCCTGTCGACGATGGCGCCGACGATTTGTACGGCCGACGATCCGGTGCCGACCACCCCGAGGCGGGCACCCGCCAACGGCACGTCGTGATCCCAACGGGCGCTGTGGAACAGCTCGCCGGCGAATTCGTCGAGCCCGTCGATGTCCGGGTAGCGCGGGTGATGCAGCACACCCGTGGCGGCGATGACGACCTCGGCCTCATCTCGCTTGCCGGCGGAAGTCTCGATGCGCCAACGGTTTCCGTCGTGTTGTAATCGGCGCACCTCAGCGCCGTAACAGATCAGCCTGTCGATGCCGTGACGACGGGCGACGTTCTCGAAGTAGGCGAGAATCTCAGCGCCCGGCGCGAACATGTGGCTCCATTCCGGGTTGGGGGCGAACGTGTAGCTGTACAGGTGGGCCGGCACGTCGCACGCGATCCCAGGATAGGTGTTCTCCCGCCAGGTCCCGCCGAGCCGATCGGCCTTTTCATACACCGTGACATCGCTGAACCCGGCCTCGCGCAGCTTGATCGCGGCCAGGATCCCGGCCATGCCGGCTCCGATGATGACGAATCGCATGTCAGCTCTCCCTGGGTCGCAGCCCGTGAAGCACCAGCGAGGCGACGAAATCGGCGACTTGTGCCGCGGTTACGCCGTCACCGGTGGACAGCCGCCGGTGTGCCAGCTGGCCAATCAGCGCCGCCAGCGTATAGGCGACCATCCGGGGCGGGGCGGCCACCACCTCGCCGCGCTCCTGGCCGGCGACGATGAAGGTTTCGATGTCGTCGATGAACCGCTCGTAGATGCCGCCGAGGTGCTTTTCGAACCGGTCGCCCAGCGCGTAGGCGTCGCGGAACAGTAGTTTCACGCATGCCTTGTCGGCTTCGAAAAATTCCAACGTCGCTTGCACCGCGGTGCGAAATGACGCCTCGTCGTCGTCATCGCGGCCCGCAGCGACAGCCGCTGAAACGTGAGCGCGCAATGCTTGCTCCTCGACGGCCATCAACGCGTGGAATAACTCATCCTTGGAGTCGAAATACCAGTAGATCGACCCGTAAGCCAGCCCGGATTCTTTGGCGACGTCGGCGATGGTCGTGGCGTGAAAACCCTTGCGGGCGAACACTTTCTTAGCCGCCATCAAAATCTGATCGCGCCGCGCCGACTTGTCCTCCTCGCTGACCGCACGGTGGCGGCGCGTGGTAGTGCTCATCGCTGCACCAGCTTGCCCAGGCGCTGCACCTCGTCGATGAACTCGTCGACCATGTCGAGCACCCCCGAGCGCGCCGGCCGCACCTTTTGCAGCGAGCCCACGACCTGCCCGACAAAGGTCGCCAGCTCGCGGGCCCGCGAATCCGCATTGCTGGCCGCTTGGTGGATACACAACTGCGGGTCGCCGATCAGGGCGCTCTGCAACGGCATGCCCAATGGTTCCGGGGCGTCGTGCCGATCGCACTCGTCGGTCCAGGCGGTGCGCACCGTGCGGGCCAACTTGCCGATCAGCGACGGCACCGTGTCCGAGGAGGAAGCAGCTAGAAACTTGTCCTTGACCACCGACGGCATCTCGGCCTCCTCGGTGGTCAGCCATACCGATCCGCACCACACGCCCTCGGGACCCGACGCCAGCGTGGCGGCGACCTGGCAGCCGCGGGCAATGCCGCCCGCCGCCAGAACGGCTGTCGGCGACACCGCCTCGACGACCTCGGGGTCTACCACCGTCGTCGAGAGCTCCCCGGTGTGTCCGCTCGCCTCGGTGCCCTGCGCGACGACGAGATCCACTCCCGCCGCGGCGTGCTGTACCGCATGCTGCCTGGTGCCGGCCAGCGCCGCGACCACTTCGTTGGCGTGGGCGCGTGTGACCACGTCGGCCAGCGGCGGGCCAAGGGCACTGGCGATCAGCCGGATGTCGTGCGCGAACGCCACACCGAGCAGCACGGCGGCCCTGGTTCGCATTTCCACGACGGTACGAGTTATTGATTGACATGTCAATCGAGTGCGGTACTGTGCCGGCTATGGCCGAACCGTTGACCGACGAACAGCAAGACAGGCACCGGCAGGCGGTGCGGGAGTTCATGCCGTCCACCCCTTTTCTGGCTGGCCTTGACATCGTCTTCGAACGTTACGAACCCGACGCCGTCACCATCCGGTTGCCCTACCGTGCGGACTTGACCAACGACGGCGTCTACTTTCACGGCGGGGTCATCGCGTCTTTGATGGACACCACTGGAGCCGCGGCCGCATGGTCTAACCACGATTTCGCCAAGGGCATGCGCGCGTCGACGGTAGCGATGAGCATCCAATATGTGGGCACCGCCAAAAAGTCTGACCTGCTGTGCCATGCCCGCACTGTGCGGCGACGCAAGGAACTCGTCTTCACCGAGATCACCGCCACCGACACCAATGGCGACGCGGTCGCACATGCGGTGCAGACCTACCGCATCGTCTGATGCCCGTGAGCCCGCGGCCACGAGAGGCGTCGAAAGGGGCAAACATGACAGAACAACCGGCCGCGGCTGGCGCCGTGGACCTCGATGCGCAGGTCGAGGCCTTGGTGTGTCGCTATCCGCCCGGGGATTGCGACCGC
This Mycobacterium xenopi DNA region includes the following protein-coding sequences:
- a CDS encoding flavin-containing monooxygenase yields the protein MRFVIIGAGMAGILAAIKLREAGFSDVTVYEKADRLGGTWRENTYPGIACDVPAHLYSYTFAPNPEWSHMFAPGAEILAYFENVARRHGIDRLICYGAEVRRLQHDGNRWRIETSAGKRDEAEVVIAATGVLHHPRYPDIDGLDEFAGELFHSARWDHDVPLAGARLGVVGTGSSAVQIVGAIVDRVGQLHLFQRTPQWILPVDNPLIAEVDRSRYRENPSALVALRDELNTNFVQNFANAVVDADSPQLKLLEKMCHANLEDNVRDPVLREKLRPDYRVGCKRLVVSANFYAAIQRPNAHLITERIDRVEPAGVRTKDGVLHRLDVLVLATGFRVDRFLRPIEVLGRGGVSLDDVWAQRPVAYLSVSVPDFPNLFMLNGPNGPVGNFSLIDAAEAQIGYLMQLIELLRGGAASQISASHQATARFEAERVKAAQKTVWVTGCRSWYLDDRGVPAAWPWSFSRFREVMQRPALVDYEIV
- a CDS encoding TetR/AcrR family transcriptional regulator, whose product is MSTTTRRHRAVSEEDKSARRDQILMAAKKVFARKGFHATTIADVAKESGLAYGSIYWYFDSKDELFHALMAVEEQALRAHVSAAVAAGRDDDDEASFRTAVQATLEFFEADKACVKLLFRDAYALGDRFEKHLGGIYERFIDDIETFIVAGQERGEVVAAPPRMVAYTLAALIGQLAHRRLSTGDGVTAAQVADFVASLVLHGLRPRES
- a CDS encoding PaaI family thioesterase codes for the protein MAEPLTDEQQDRHRQAVREFMPSTPFLAGLDIVFERYEPDAVTIRLPYRADLTNDGVYFHGGVIASLMDTTGAAAAWSNHDFAKGMRASTVAMSIQYVGTAKKSDLLCHARTVRRRKELVFTEITATDTNGDAVAHAVQTYRIV